A stretch of the Filimonas lacunae genome encodes the following:
- a CDS encoding OmpA family protein has product MASKKYTALLGLLGLVQSATFAQKNDANADWWKDSSKVATKRLPQYNEFANNQYPYPAKPRDMWELGFHGGYSFISGDIDARPGFGGGLSLRKSLGHIFSVRADYTGSFNYGLDYRTRPADAATAAALGYAVNQQYVANYRNRTHQGNLDFIASLNTLSHYRGNPKTNIYTFVGYSLVVADVDVDNSLTGANLTGVPFGGKRSDIKKALKDKMNGYNSNAPVTNGNREPVGRVNDNQLIRHAVSFGAGISFKLSSRLSLGVEERLTVPFSDDMDGVNAGKSNDFYSYTAIRGGLAIGNSSKRVAPLWWINPNNFIYNELNNPKHMKLPPPVLPDADGDGVTDQFDLEPNTPAGAPVDARGRALDTDGDGVPDYKDKELLTPQKCFPVNADGVGNCPEPECCKELRDKIANLQLVPACSINNLPSLQFKSGSVKISKDGESILNSVAEKLNANPTCKVKIIGYGASDKRAQQLSWDRVNAVEKYLVEKQGISEGRLIFTYGQEGDSNTVDFQGTTEEGPNSVPAPHPNLKRTK; this is encoded by the coding sequence ATGGCAAGCAAAAAGTACACAGCGTTACTAGGCCTTTTAGGTTTGGTACAGTCGGCCACGTTTGCACAAAAAAATGACGCCAACGCAGATTGGTGGAAAGATTCTTCGAAGGTTGCTACCAAGCGCCTGCCTCAGTACAATGAGTTCGCGAACAACCAATACCCTTACCCGGCTAAGCCGCGCGATATGTGGGAATTAGGTTTTCACGGTGGATACTCATTCATTTCAGGTGATATTGATGCTAGACCAGGCTTCGGCGGTGGTTTATCATTAAGAAAATCACTGGGTCATATCTTCTCTGTAAGAGCAGATTACACCGGTTCTTTTAACTACGGTTTGGATTACCGTACTCGTCCTGCAGATGCTGCAACCGCAGCAGCTTTGGGTTATGCAGTAAACCAACAGTATGTAGCAAACTACAGAAACAGAACGCATCAGGGTAACCTGGATTTCATTGCGTCTCTGAACACTTTAAGCCATTACAGAGGCAATCCTAAAACAAACATCTATACCTTCGTTGGTTATAGCTTAGTTGTTGCTGATGTGGATGTAGACAACAGCTTAACCGGTGCAAACCTAACAGGTGTTCCTTTTGGTGGCAAAAGATCTGACATCAAAAAGGCGCTGAAAGACAAAATGAACGGTTATAACAGCAATGCTCCTGTAACAAACGGTAACCGTGAACCAGTTGGTCGTGTTAACGACAACCAGCTGATCCGCCACGCTGTTAGCTTCGGTGCTGGTATTTCCTTCAAACTGAGCTCTCGCCTGTCTTTAGGCGTTGAAGAAAGACTTACAGTTCCTTTCTCTGACGACATGGACGGTGTGAATGCTGGTAAATCAAATGATTTCTATAGCTACACTGCAATCCGCGGTGGTCTGGCTATCGGAAACTCCTCTAAGAGAGTTGCTCCATTATGGTGGATCAACCCGAACAACTTCATCTACAATGAGTTGAACAATCCAAAGCACATGAAGTTACCTCCTCCAGTTCTGCCTGATGCAGATGGTGATGGTGTAACTGATCAATTTGACCTGGAGCCAAACACACCAGCTGGTGCACCAGTTGACGCTCGCGGTCGTGCTTTAGATACAGATGGTGACGGTGTTCCTGACTACAAAGACAAGGAATTACTGACTCCTCAAAAATGTTTCCCTGTTAACGCTGATGGCGTTGGTAATTGTCCAGAGCCTGAGTGCTGCAAAGAATTACGCGACAAAATCGCTAATTTACAACTGGTACCAGCTTGTTCAATCAACAACCTGCCTAGCTTACAGTTCAAAAGTGGTTCAGTTAAAATCAGCAAAGACGGTGAGTCTATCCTGAACAGCGTAGCTGAAAAACTGAATGCGAACCCAACTTGTAAAGTAAAAATCATCGGTTACGGTGCTTCTGACAAACGTGCACAGCAATTAAGCTGGGATCGCGTAAATGCAGTTGAAAAATACCTGGTTGAAAAACAAGGTATCTCTGAAGGCCGCCTGATCTTCACTTACGGTCAAGAAGGTGATTCTAACACAGTAGACTTCCAGGGAACTACGGAAGAAGGTCCTAACTCAGTACCTGCTCCGCACCCAAATTTAAAGCGCACTAAATAA
- a CDS encoding LytR/AlgR family response regulator transcription factor, with protein MIKVIVADEEQQDISGLVEKLSGFMPGVEIIVDKRNTLPAENKIASDTIMLQSAREVHFIPVSQIVRVLGENNYSVFTLANGRKITVARTLRDYEAMLLPHHFYRIHKSHIINLNYLVKVNKGDEFLVQMTDGAVLEVATRRKTDFLRCMHERCV; from the coding sequence ATGATAAAGGTTATCGTTGCTGACGAAGAACAACAAGACATCAGTGGCCTTGTTGAAAAGCTCTCTGGTTTTATGCCTGGTGTTGAAATTATAGTGGACAAACGCAACACCCTACCCGCCGAAAATAAAATTGCTTCCGATACCATTATGCTGCAAAGTGCCCGCGAAGTTCATTTTATCCCTGTTTCACAAATTGTAAGAGTGCTTGGCGAAAACAACTACAGTGTGTTTACCTTAGCCAATGGCCGTAAAATAACGGTGGCACGTACCTTACGCGACTATGAAGCAATGCTGCTGCCTCACCATTTTTACAGAATACATAAATCACATATCATTAACCTCAATTACCTGGTAAAGGTGAATAAGGGAGATGAGTTTTTGGTGCAAATGACAGATGGTGCAGTGCTGGAAGTGGCTACACGCCGTAAAACAGATTTTTTGAGATGTATGCATGAAAGATGCGTGTAA